A window of Thermosynechococcus sp. NK55a contains these coding sequences:
- a CDS encoding pyridoxal phosphate-dependent aminotransferase produces MDWATRVMRVTPSVTLAMDAKAKAMRAAGEDVCSFSAGEPDFDTPAHIREAVKTALDQGKTRYGPAAGEPALRQAIATKLNSDNHLPYRAENILVTNGGKQALFNLMLALINPGDEVIIPAPYWVSYPEMVHLASGTPVIVATTPETGYRITPAQLEEAITPRTRLFVLNSPSNPTGMVYTPEEIRELAAVVVRHQLWVVSDEIYEKILYDGAQHLSIGAVSGAAFERTIVCSGFAKAYAMTGWRVGYLAGATEIIKVATKIQSHSTSNVCTFAQYGALAALEGSQTCVAEMVAAFRERRAYMYAGICEIPRLRCLKPNGAFYLFVDIGETGIGSVEFCDRLLAEEKVAAVPGKAFGMDDHIRLSYATDLATIEKGLTRLAKFVQRL; encoded by the coding sequence ATGGACTGGGCAACACGGGTGATGCGGGTCACGCCGTCGGTAACGTTGGCGATGGATGCCAAGGCCAAAGCAATGCGGGCGGCGGGCGAAGATGTCTGTAGCTTCAGTGCGGGCGAACCCGACTTTGACACCCCTGCCCACATTCGTGAGGCTGTGAAAACAGCTCTCGATCAAGGTAAAACTCGCTATGGTCCGGCGGCAGGGGAACCGGCTCTGCGGCAGGCGATCGCCACCAAGCTCAACAGCGACAACCACCTACCCTATCGTGCGGAAAACATCCTCGTCACCAATGGCGGCAAGCAGGCCCTCTTTAACCTGATGCTGGCCCTGATCAACCCCGGCGATGAGGTGATTATTCCTGCCCCCTACTGGGTGAGTTATCCGGAAATGGTGCATCTAGCCAGTGGTACGCCAGTGATTGTGGCAACCACGCCGGAAACAGGTTATCGGATTACCCCTGCTCAACTGGAGGAGGCAATTACACCCAGGACGCGGCTTTTTGTCCTCAATTCCCCCAGTAACCCCACGGGCATGGTCTATACACCTGAGGAAATTCGTGAGCTGGCGGCAGTGGTTGTGCGGCATCAACTGTGGGTCGTTTCTGATGAAATTTATGAAAAAATTCTCTACGATGGTGCCCAACACCTGAGCATTGGCGCAGTCAGTGGGGCCGCCTTTGAGCGCACGATTGTTTGCAGTGGGTTTGCCAAGGCCTATGCCATGACCGGCTGGCGGGTGGGCTACCTAGCAGGGGCAACGGAGATTATTAAAGTGGCAACCAAAATTCAGAGCCACAGCACCTCAAATGTGTGTACATTTGCCCAGTATGGTGCCCTTGCGGCCCTAGAAGGCAGTCAAACCTGTGTGGCTGAGATGGTGGCGGCATTTCGCGAGCGCCGTGCCTATATGTATGCAGGGATTTGTGAGATTCCGCGGCTGCGCTGTCTTAAACCCAATGGAGCATTTTATTTGTTTGTGGATATTGGCGAAACAGGCATAGGGTCCGTGGAATTTTGCGATCGCCTGCTGGCGGAGGAAAAAGTGGCCGCCGTCCCCGGTAAAGCCTTTGGCATGGATGATCACATTCGCCTCTCCTACGCCACGGATCTAGCCACGATTGAAAAAGGCCTGACCCGACTAGCAAAATTTGTCCAGCGGCTCTAA
- a CDS encoding LCP family protein, with protein sequence MVFIRWQRQRQPAPPEEGVLFWRLVLWLGVALISGSLGALWGLLSQSTPLMQRSLSSQEWQAFQRGDRWTGARLHQPLNLLLIGSKVLTSDLDHPPDPNLTYHALVNSVEGLSDSLLLVRFDPVQQRLVILSIPRDTLTFIPGRGDAKINEANALGGPALAAATVSELLGDVPIDRYLRINVQGIEKLIDTLGGVTLDVPIAMRYRDDSQHLHIDLQAGRQHLNGNQALQFLRFRYDALGDIGRVQRQQMFLRALMEQTARPETLARTPQILSIIRENLDTNLTVGELMSLGQFLTSLPRSRVQFLLLPGNFNGNTDEVAVSYWLPNYQRIAWLTDQYFRDTPTADPRETGLTSPAQVQIAIQNTTLPESLVTHLSEQLATAGYPYPLVAEPFPQPIPITRIIAQQGDLAAARRVQLLLGFGEVRVESTGVLASDVTIQLGDDARDRLQLRQTKSL encoded by the coding sequence ATGGTGTTTATTCGATGGCAACGCCAACGACAACCGGCTCCGCCTGAAGAAGGGGTCCTATTTTGGCGACTGGTGTTGTGGCTAGGGGTGGCCTTGATCTCCGGCAGCCTAGGGGCACTCTGGGGGCTACTCAGTCAGAGCACACCGCTCATGCAGCGATCACTCAGCAGTCAGGAGTGGCAGGCGTTTCAACGGGGCGATCGCTGGACAGGGGCAAGGCTCCATCAGCCGCTAAATTTATTGCTCATTGGCTCTAAGGTCTTAACTTCCGACTTAGATCACCCCCCCGACCCCAACCTGACCTACCATGCCCTAGTTAATTCCGTTGAGGGGCTATCGGACTCACTTCTACTGGTGCGCTTTGACCCAGTGCAGCAACGTTTAGTGATACTATCAATTCCCCGCGATACGCTGACCTTTATTCCCGGCCGCGGGGATGCCAAAATCAACGAAGCCAATGCCCTTGGGGGACCAGCGTTGGCGGCAGCAACCGTCAGTGAGCTGTTGGGAGATGTGCCCATCGATCGCTATTTGCGCATTAATGTTCAAGGAATCGAGAAACTCATTGACACCCTTGGGGGTGTGACCCTGGATGTGCCCATAGCTATGCGCTATCGCGATGACAGTCAGCACCTCCATATTGATTTGCAAGCCGGACGACAACACCTGAATGGCAATCAAGCCCTGCAATTTCTGCGCTTTCGCTATGATGCCCTTGGCGATATTGGCCGTGTGCAGCGACAACAGATGTTTTTGCGGGCATTGATGGAGCAAACGGCTCGCCCGGAAACCCTTGCCCGTACTCCCCAAATTCTCAGTATTATCCGCGAAAACTTGGATACGAATCTAACAGTTGGAGAACTGATGAGCCTGGGTCAATTCCTTACCAGCTTGCCGCGATCGCGGGTGCAGTTTCTGCTGCTGCCGGGGAACTTTAATGGCAACACTGATGAAGTGGCAGTGAGCTATTGGTTGCCCAATTACCAACGGATTGCTTGGCTAACGGATCAGTATTTCCGTGACACCCCTACTGCTGATCCGCGCGAGACGGGTTTGACCTCCCCTGCCCAAGTGCAGATTGCCATTCAAAATACTACCCTGCCAGAATCATTAGTCACGCATCTGAGTGAGCAACTGGCAACCGCTGGTTACCCCTATCCCTTGGTAGCGGAGCCATTCCCCCAACCGATTCCGATTACGCGGATCATTGCTCAGCAGGGGGACTTGGCAGCAGCGCGTCGAGTGCAGTTATTACTGGGATTTGGAGAAGTGCGGGTGGAGAGTACGGGTGTGCTAGCATCGGATGTGACGATTCAACTGGGCGACGATGCCCGCGATCGCCTGCAATTGAGACAAACAAAATCTCTGTGA
- the cgtA gene encoding Obg family GTPase CgtA, translated as MQFIDLAEIHVKAGKGGDGIIAFRREKYVPAGGPSGGNGGNGGSVILKAVSNLQTLLDFRYAHVFKAENGQRGGPNNRTGACGADLVIEVPCGTMVWDSQTGELLGDLTTPGQTLLVAKGGKGGLGNKHFLSNHQRAPDYALPGLEGEERHLRLELKLLAEVGIIGLPNAGKSTLISVLSAARPKIADYPFTTLVPNLGVVRQPNGDGTVFADIPGLIAGAHAGLGLGHEFLRHIERTRLLLHLIDATAEDVVAAYQTIRDELVAYGHGLGDRPQIVALNKIDALDASQITTIQETLAAYVGQRVFAISAVARQGLEPLLEAVWQELGVSVAHQYS; from the coding sequence ATGCAATTTATTGACCTTGCAGAAATTCACGTCAAAGCCGGCAAAGGGGGTGACGGCATTATTGCCTTTCGCCGTGAAAAGTATGTGCCTGCAGGGGGGCCATCGGGGGGCAATGGCGGCAATGGCGGCTCGGTGATTCTCAAGGCAGTCTCCAATTTACAAACGCTGCTGGACTTTCGCTATGCCCATGTTTTCAAGGCCGAAAATGGCCAACGGGGCGGACCGAATAACCGTACCGGTGCCTGTGGTGCGGATTTAGTGATTGAGGTGCCCTGCGGCACAATGGTCTGGGATTCGCAAACCGGGGAATTGCTGGGAGACTTGACTACCCCCGGTCAAACGCTGCTGGTGGCTAAGGGAGGCAAAGGGGGGTTAGGGAATAAGCACTTCCTCAGCAATCATCAGCGGGCACCAGACTATGCCCTACCGGGCTTGGAGGGGGAAGAGCGGCATCTACGGCTAGAACTGAAGCTACTGGCCGAAGTGGGCATTATTGGCCTGCCTAATGCGGGCAAGTCCACACTGATTTCAGTACTGTCAGCAGCGCGACCCAAAATTGCTGATTATCCCTTTACAACCTTGGTGCCCAATTTAGGAGTTGTCCGCCAACCCAATGGCGATGGAACTGTATTTGCCGATATTCCGGGTCTGATTGCCGGTGCCCATGCTGGGCTGGGGTTGGGGCATGAGTTTCTCCGTCATATTGAGCGCACCCGTCTGCTGCTGCATTTGATTGATGCCACGGCTGAGGATGTGGTGGCTGCCTACCAAACGATTCGCGATGAGTTGGTGGCCTACGGGCACGGCTTGGGCGATCGCCCCCAAATCGTAGCTTTGAATAAAATTGATGCCCTAGATGCCTCGCAAATCACGACTATTCAGGAGACCCTCGCTGCCTACGTGGGTCAACGGGTTTTTGCCATCTCGGCGGTAGCTCGTCAGGGGTTAGAGCCTCTCTTAGAGGCTGTTTGGCAGGAACTGGGGGTCAGCGTTGCCCATCAGTATTCTTGA
- a CDS encoding CHAT domain-containing tetratricopeptide repeat protein, giving the protein MNTRGCLVSGAIALGSSLILGLWVPTLAQPSPQQFEELATQIDQLREQGNMQAAISLAERFVTLVENTLGPNHTFLAASLNQLAKLHVDQGNYAAALPLYQRALAIYERAGGSDQLEVAATLNNLANLYRAQGNHDAALPVFQRALAIAEKTRGLNHPEVAIILNNMALLYTEQKKTAAALPLYQRALRIVESTLGEKSPYVATTLNNLAGLYRQQKNYAAALPLYQRALQIRQQTLPPGHPDIAASLNNLATLYFDQRNYAAALPLYQRTLAIAESRLGHNHPNTALALSNLAAVYWQQGNLTQTLALLQNVQEVEEKNLSENLIVGSEDYKRNYLATFQDSTNAILTLHLQHLPRHPEATALALTTILRRKGRLLDFFSQNQARLQRQLAAPDQAKLEQLTKLRTAIAKLVFASAAPAAFSQLQQLETQASQLEAELSLRSASFRELTQPVTIAAVQRLIPANAALLEFIRYRPYDLRTQNFGEPRYGVYVLRPRGQPLGKDLGTAAEIDAQVRQSRFRLADPRLPKVEVQQAAQALAEQVITPIRPWLGNATHLLIAPDGELNTIPFQALVDAQGRYLVESYLITLLTSGRELLRFQSRSVTANTPLIIADPSFDRSFGNASSSTMHSLDWRSLTFTPLPGTAEEAQALRALLPQAQVLLQAAATETAVKAANSPKILHLATHGFFLASSGNKGILENPLLRSGLVLAASNARQSGSEGDDGFLTALEVTSMNLSGTELVVLSACDTGRGEVVNGEGVYGLRRAFTLAGARSQVSTLWKVDDRVTRDMMIAFYQNLHRGMGRTEALRQVQLQRLKEESPYYWAAFVSSGDWSPLALP; this is encoded by the coding sequence ATGAACACCAGAGGATGCCTTGTCTCGGGTGCGATCGCCCTTGGCAGTAGTCTGATTTTGGGGCTGTGGGTTCCAACTCTAGCCCAGCCATCCCCCCAGCAATTTGAGGAACTTGCCACTCAAATTGATCAACTGCGGGAACAAGGCAATATGCAGGCTGCTATCTCCCTAGCAGAGCGCTTTGTGACCCTCGTGGAAAACACCCTAGGCCCCAACCATACCTTTTTGGCAGCGAGTCTCAACCAGTTGGCAAAGCTCCATGTTGACCAAGGAAATTATGCAGCAGCACTCCCCCTCTATCAGCGGGCATTGGCTATCTATGAGCGGGCGGGGGGGTCAGATCAACTGGAGGTGGCTGCAACACTAAATAACTTGGCCAATCTCTACCGTGCCCAAGGGAACCATGATGCTGCGTTGCCAGTGTTTCAGCGGGCATTGGCGATCGCCGAAAAGACCCGAGGATTAAATCATCCTGAGGTGGCGATCATCCTCAATAACATGGCTCTCCTCTACACTGAGCAAAAAAAGACTGCAGCCGCTCTGCCCTTATATCAACGCGCCCTCAGGATCGTGGAGTCAACCCTTGGGGAGAAAAGTCCCTATGTGGCAACAACGCTGAACAACCTTGCAGGCCTGTATCGACAGCAAAAGAATTACGCCGCCGCCTTGCCCTTGTACCAACGGGCCCTGCAGATTCGCCAACAAACGTTGCCCCCAGGTCACCCCGATATTGCGGCTAGCTTGAATAATTTAGCCACGCTCTATTTTGATCAGCGCAACTATGCAGCAGCACTCCCCCTCTATCAACGCACACTAGCGATCGCCGAATCCCGCCTAGGGCACAACCATCCCAATACTGCCCTTGCCCTGAGTAACCTTGCTGCTGTCTATTGGCAACAGGGCAATCTTACCCAAACCCTTGCCCTGCTGCAAAACGTACAGGAGGTTGAGGAAAAGAACCTCAGTGAAAATCTGATCGTGGGTTCCGAGGATTACAAGCGCAATTATTTGGCAACATTTCAAGACAGTACCAATGCCATTCTCACACTCCATCTCCAGCATCTGCCCCGGCACCCTGAGGCCACTGCCCTTGCTCTGACAACCATTCTGCGCCGCAAGGGGCGGTTACTCGATTTTTTCAGTCAAAACCAAGCACGCCTGCAACGGCAACTAGCGGCTCCAGATCAAGCGAAGCTTGAGCAGCTGACCAAACTGCGCACAGCCATTGCCAAACTCGTCTTTGCTTCGGCAGCGCCAGCAGCTTTCTCCCAACTGCAGCAGCTTGAAACCCAAGCCAGTCAACTGGAAGCCGAACTGAGTCTGCGCAGTGCTAGCTTTCGCGAGCTCACTCAACCCGTAACCATCGCTGCGGTTCAACGGTTGATTCCGGCCAATGCCGCTTTGCTCGAGTTTATTCGCTATCGACCCTACGACTTGCGCACACAGAACTTTGGTGAGCCGCGCTATGGCGTCTATGTATTGCGTCCTAGAGGTCAACCCCTCGGAAAAGATCTGGGCACTGCTGCTGAAATTGATGCCCAAGTACGCCAGAGCCGTTTCCGTTTGGCTGACCCGCGTTTACCCAAGGTTGAAGTTCAACAGGCGGCTCAAGCTCTTGCTGAGCAGGTGATTACTCCCATTCGTCCCTGGCTTGGCAATGCAACTCATTTGCTCATTGCGCCGGATGGGGAGTTGAATACTATTCCCTTTCAGGCGCTTGTGGATGCCCAAGGGCGCTATCTGGTGGAATCCTATTTGATTACATTGCTGACCTCTGGGCGCGAACTTCTGCGCTTCCAATCCCGATCTGTAACTGCTAATACCCCTTTGATTATTGCTGACCCAAGTTTTGATCGCTCCTTTGGAAATGCCTCTTCATCAACGATGCACTCCCTTGATTGGCGGAGTTTGACTTTTACTCCCCTACCGGGGACAGCGGAGGAAGCGCAAGCCCTGAGGGCGCTCCTTCCCCAAGCCCAAGTGTTACTCCAAGCTGCGGCCACCGAAACAGCGGTTAAAGCTGCAAATTCCCCTAAAATTCTCCACTTGGCTACTCACGGCTTCTTTCTAGCTTCTTCGGGGAACAAAGGCATCCTTGAAAACCCCCTCCTGCGATCGGGGTTGGTTTTGGCGGCATCTAACGCACGCCAGAGTGGCTCAGAGGGTGATGATGGCTTCCTGACTGCCTTGGAAGTAACCAGCATGAATCTCAGTGGCACAGAGTTAGTCGTGTTATCCGCCTGTGATACGGGGCGAGGGGAGGTGGTGAATGGGGAGGGGGTCTATGGGTTGCGGCGAGCGTTTACATTGGCTGGGGCGCGATCGCAGGTGAGTACCCTGTGGAAAGTGGATGATCGAGTAACCCGCGATATGATGATAGCCTTTTACCAAAACCTGCACCGAGGCATGGGGCGAACAGAAGCCCTGCGGCAAGTCCAGCTTCAGCGACTCAAGGAGGAATCTCCCTACTATTGGGCAGCGTTTGTGTCCAGTGGTGATTGGTCTCCCTTAGCATTGCCCTGA
- the murJ gene encoding murein biosynthesis integral membrane protein MurJ yields MEKKSRSLAHIATIVAVATLLSKVAGLVRQQAIAAEFGVGAAVDAYSYAYVIPGFLFVLLGGINGPFHSSIISVVLKQPPEKAAPLVETITTVVGALLLVLTVILMVLADPLIQLIAPGASPEIQALAAEQFRIMAPLAVLSGLIGIGFGTLNAADQYWLPSISPLLSSLAVIIGIWFFADEFGPAVLAWGTLAGGVLQWLVQIPAQWKAGMGTLRLRFDLNRPEVRELIQLMGPATLSSGMLLISVYISLFFASQLPVGAASALSYSQLLFLTPLGILSNVILVPYMPIFSKLAQPEHWPHLKERIRQSLVLTALSMMPLGGMMAALALPAVRVVYERRAFDFQASQLVAALLLVYAIGMFFYLARDVIVRVFYALEDGRTPLQITLWGLGVNALFCFFFTQAFGAVGLAMATVGVNTVSFIALTWILHRRLEGLPWGELIVPLLGIALASVLAGGAGWGTLKGLELLWGREGLGVQLLQLAIATGVGLIVFAAAISPLNLPELEFFLSKVRRFLPKRYQ; encoded by the coding sequence GTGGAAAAGAAATCCCGTTCGCTTGCCCACATTGCCACCATTGTTGCCGTTGCTACGCTGTTGAGTAAAGTCGCGGGACTGGTTCGCCAGCAGGCGATCGCCGCCGAATTTGGTGTTGGCGCCGCAGTGGATGCCTACAGTTACGCCTATGTGATTCCGGGGTTTCTCTTTGTGCTCTTGGGGGGGATCAATGGCCCTTTCCACAGTTCGATCATCAGTGTGGTTCTCAAGCAACCCCCCGAAAAAGCCGCGCCCCTCGTGGAAACCATTACCACCGTTGTGGGCGCCCTATTGCTGGTGCTAACCGTCATTTTGATGGTGCTGGCGGATCCCTTAATTCAACTCATTGCCCCCGGCGCAAGTCCAGAGATTCAAGCCTTAGCCGCAGAGCAGTTTCGGATTATGGCCCCCTTGGCCGTACTCTCGGGTTTGATTGGGATTGGCTTTGGCACCCTCAATGCTGCCGATCAGTACTGGTTGCCTTCCATTAGTCCCCTGCTGTCTAGCTTGGCGGTAATCATTGGGATTTGGTTCTTTGCCGACGAATTTGGCCCCGCAGTGCTCGCTTGGGGAACCCTAGCGGGGGGGGTGCTGCAATGGCTTGTACAAATTCCTGCCCAATGGAAAGCTGGCATGGGCACATTGCGATTACGTTTTGATCTCAATCGTCCTGAGGTGCGGGAGTTAATTCAACTCATGGGGCCTGCCACTCTGTCTTCAGGAATGCTTTTGATCAGCGTTTATATCAGTCTCTTCTTTGCTTCCCAGTTGCCTGTGGGTGCTGCGTCGGCCTTGAGTTACTCCCAACTCCTATTTCTGACGCCCTTGGGGATTCTCTCCAATGTGATCCTTGTGCCCTATATGCCCATTTTTTCAAAGTTGGCACAGCCAGAACACTGGCCGCATCTTAAGGAACGCATTCGCCAGAGCTTGGTACTCACTGCCTTGAGTATGATGCCCCTCGGTGGCATGATGGCGGCTTTGGCATTGCCGGCAGTGCGGGTGGTCTATGAGCGGCGGGCCTTTGATTTTCAGGCCTCCCAATTGGTGGCGGCGCTCCTGCTGGTCTATGCCATTGGCATGTTTTTCTACCTTGCCCGCGATGTGATTGTGCGGGTCTTTTACGCCCTTGAGGATGGTCGCACCCCCCTGCAGATCACTCTCTGGGGGCTGGGTGTCAATGCCCTGTTTTGCTTTTTCTTTACCCAAGCCTTTGGCGCCGTCGGCCTTGCAATGGCGACAGTGGGGGTGAATACGGTATCGTTTATTGCCCTGACTTGGATTTTGCACCGCCGTTTGGAGGGACTACCTTGGGGGGAGTTGATTGTGCCTTTGCTGGGAATTGCTCTAGCCAGTGTTCTCGCTGGGGGGGCAGGTTGGGGTACCCTCAAAGGACTGGAATTGCTCTGGGGGCGCGAAGGTTTGGGGGTACAACTGTTGCAGCTGGCGATCGCAACCGGCGTCGGCCTGATCGTTTTTGCAGCGGCTATCTCGCCCCTGAATCTGCCAGAGCTGGAGTTTTTTCTAAGTAAAGTGCGGCGGTTTTTGCCCAAGCGATACCAGTAA
- the dnaN gene encoding DNA polymerase III subunit beta, with protein sequence MKVVCSQSILNSKLAPLSRVAPSNPSHPILANILLQAEGGRLGLSVFDLSLGMQIWLDAEVKVPGAITVSAKLFSEMVSRMPNRDIEITAEDTRVILDYGSGFFEIQGMSAEEFPALPTLEDVTPVTLTAEALRRGLQGSLFAASTDETKQILTGLHVTFEVDCLEFAATDGHRLAVTVTEQPVPDALSPITIPAKSLKDLERLMAKQDGDVALRCDPAQVVFDIGNDARITSRLLEGQYPNYRQLIPKTFARQVTVERSALADALERVAILAAQRNNVVKINIDTEAQELKLSAEAPQLGSGEEKVPAQISGESMEVAFNVKYLLEGLKVMNSSHVQLQLNGETQPAILLPLGSAQMKYLVMPIQIRA encoded by the coding sequence ATGAAAGTTGTTTGTTCACAATCGATTCTCAATAGTAAACTGGCCCCCCTGAGTCGTGTTGCTCCTAGCAATCCGTCGCACCCGATTTTGGCAAATATTCTTCTGCAAGCTGAGGGTGGCCGCCTCGGACTCTCCGTTTTTGATCTCAGTCTGGGGATGCAAATCTGGCTCGATGCAGAGGTGAAGGTGCCGGGGGCGATTACCGTTTCCGCCAAGCTCTTTAGTGAGATGGTGTCGCGGATGCCCAATCGCGATATTGAGATTACGGCGGAAGATACGCGAGTGATCCTTGACTATGGCAGTGGTTTCTTTGAGATTCAGGGGATGAGTGCTGAGGAATTTCCTGCGTTGCCCACGTTAGAGGATGTGACGCCCGTTACTTTAACCGCAGAGGCATTGCGGCGAGGACTTCAGGGGAGCTTGTTTGCGGCCAGCACTGATGAAACCAAGCAAATTCTCACCGGCTTGCACGTGACCTTTGAGGTCGATTGCCTTGAGTTTGCGGCTACCGATGGCCACCGCCTTGCCGTTACCGTAACTGAACAGCCTGTTCCTGACGCTCTCTCGCCGATTACGATTCCAGCAAAATCCCTCAAAGATCTAGAGCGGCTGATGGCGAAACAAGATGGGGATGTGGCACTCCGCTGTGACCCCGCCCAGGTGGTGTTTGACATTGGCAATGATGCTCGCATCACCAGCCGTCTGCTGGAGGGCCAGTACCCCAACTACCGCCAACTGATTCCGAAAACCTTTGCTCGCCAAGTCACGGTTGAGCGATCGGCGTTGGCAGATGCCCTAGAACGGGTGGCGATTCTTGCGGCTCAAAGGAATAATGTTGTCAAAATCAACATTGATACTGAGGCTCAAGAACTCAAACTCTCCGCTGAGGCTCCGCAATTGGGAAGTGGTGAGGAGAAGGTGCCGGCTCAAATTTCTGGGGAGTCAATGGAGGTGGCCTTCAACGTCAAATACCTCCTTGAAGGACTGAAGGTGATGAATAGTTCCCATGTGCAACTTCAGCTGAATGGCGAAACCCAGCCCGCGATTCTCCTCCCCCTTGGGTCAGCCCAGATGAAATACTTGGTGATGCCAATTCAAATTCGTGCTTAG
- a CDS encoding CPP1-like family protein: protein MNKDQFAMSDNPYEKLQVPEDASFEQIKEARDALLAAHPGDERQRTEIEAAYDAILMDRLRQRQEGKIKVPERIRYAEQLNEPAPAKLNRIANHPALQWWQQQLDTPNLRGIAITSTVYAVLMAIGLAQANPDTLALVLSLGVGFNLVWLQRKEKRLGRAFLITLLALILGAVIAVGIYQLGLPGVFLSVDQLVGIGVFVTFWFTSNFLR, encoded by the coding sequence ATGAACAAAGATCAATTTGCCATGAGTGATAACCCCTACGAAAAGCTGCAAGTGCCGGAAGACGCTTCTTTCGAGCAGATTAAAGAAGCACGGGATGCGCTATTAGCGGCTCATCCGGGGGATGAACGGCAGCGCACCGAAATTGAAGCAGCCTACGATGCAATTTTGATGGATCGGCTGCGGCAACGCCAAGAGGGCAAAATCAAAGTGCCTGAGCGCATTCGCTATGCTGAGCAACTCAATGAACCGGCGCCAGCGAAGCTAAATCGCATTGCCAATCATCCCGCCCTTCAGTGGTGGCAGCAACAGTTGGACACCCCCAACCTGCGGGGTATCGCCATTACCTCAACCGTCTATGCTGTTCTGATGGCAATCGGGCTGGCTCAGGCCAATCCCGACACCTTGGCATTGGTGCTGTCGCTGGGGGTTGGCTTTAACTTAGTGTGGCTGCAACGCAAGGAAAAGCGCCTTGGCCGCGCCTTTTTAATCACCCTCCTTGCCCTGATCTTGGGGGCGGTGATCGCCGTGGGCATCTATCAGCTTGGGCTGCCGGGGGTCTTCCTTAGCGTGGATCAACTGGTGGGTATTGGCGTTTTTGTCACCTTTTGGTTCACCAGCAACTTCCTGCGCTAA
- the bchL gene encoding ferredoxin:protochlorophyllide reductase (ATP-dependent) iron-sulfur ATP-binding protein, translating to MKLAVYGKGGIGKSTTSCNISVALARRGKKVLQIGCDPKHDSTFTLTGFLIPTIIDTLQAKNYHYEDVWPEDVIYKGYGGVDCVEAGGPPAGAGCGGYVVGETVKLLKELNAFDEYDVILFDVLGDVVCGGFAAPLNYADYCLIVTDNGFDALFAANRIAASVREKARTHPLRLAGLIGNRTSKRDLIEKYVAAVPMPILEVLPLIEDIRVSRVKGKTLFEMAEGDPSLNYVCDYYLNIADQILARPEGVVPKDAPDRDLFALLSDFYLNPQGSEPSLAAV from the coding sequence GTGAAACTGGCAGTGTACGGTAAAGGCGGAATTGGCAAATCCACCACCAGTTGCAACATCTCGGTGGCGCTGGCGCGGCGGGGCAAAAAAGTCCTGCAAATTGGCTGTGACCCCAAGCACGACAGCACATTTACCCTCACGGGCTTTCTGATTCCCACCATCATTGACACCCTCCAAGCCAAGAACTATCACTACGAAGATGTCTGGCCAGAGGATGTAATCTACAAAGGTTATGGCGGTGTGGATTGTGTTGAAGCGGGGGGCCCTCCAGCCGGCGCAGGGTGTGGGGGCTATGTTGTCGGTGAAACCGTCAAGCTCCTCAAGGAACTCAATGCCTTTGATGAATACGATGTCATTCTCTTTGACGTTCTTGGGGATGTGGTCTGTGGCGGCTTTGCTGCCCCCCTCAACTATGCTGATTATTGCCTGATTGTCACCGATAACGGCTTTGATGCCCTCTTTGCGGCCAATCGCATTGCCGCCTCCGTCCGCGAAAAAGCTCGCACGCACCCTCTGCGCCTTGCGGGTCTCATTGGTAATCGCACCAGTAAGCGGGATCTCATTGAAAAGTATGTGGCAGCAGTTCCCATGCCCATCCTTGAGGTGCTGCCGCTGATTGAGGATATTCGCGTGTCACGGGTTAAGGGCAAAACCCTCTTTGAGATGGCTGAAGGTGATCCGAGTCTCAACTATGTTTGTGACTACTACTTGAACATTGCCGATCAAATTTTGGCGCGGCCTGAGGGTGTCGTGCCTAAGGATGCCCCCGATCGCGACCTCTTTGCCCTGCTATCTGACTTCTACTTGAATCCTCAGGGATCAGAGCCTTCACTCGCTGCTGTCTAA
- a CDS encoding DUF5331 domain-containing protein produces MNPEQLRQSARSKWLAYYQENRHWIVRLAIWGTYRGQRRPSSSFILAVLTTLEPRLVDALPVIVELTNDPDRIIAALGLNFNPDEELANRDTPAQLPPEPRLLPPQPFVSNRAEEHSEEAARSHQT; encoded by the coding sequence ATGAACCCTGAACAACTACGGCAAAGCGCACGCAGTAAGTGGCTAGCCTACTACCAAGAAAACCGCCATTGGATTGTCCGCCTGGCCATTTGGGGTACCTATCGCGGTCAGCGGCGCCCCTCCTCGAGTTTTATTCTGGCAGTACTCACGACCCTAGAGCCCCGCCTAGTGGATGCTCTACCCGTCATTGTCGAACTCACCAACGATCCCGATCGCATTATTGCTGCCCTTGGCTTGAACTTCAACCCTGACGAAGAGCTAGCCAATCGGGATACCCCTGCTCAACTGCCCCCAGAACCTCGCTTACTTCCCCCTCAGCCCTTTGTGAGTAATCGGGCTGAAGAACACAGTGAGGAGGCTGCTCGAAGTCATCAAACCTAG